TTGATCGCGTCTATTCACGAAGTTGGCTTGGGTTGTGGAATACCATCCAACTCAAGCTCATCAGCTATCAGTTGCGTCACAGCGGCATCCTTGCTGCCTGATTCAACTCAATACTCAGGTTTACTTACAAGGTGTGATGAGTGACATAAGTGAGTTGCACGGGGACGCCGCCGTTGACTTTTACTTTTATTAAAACCTGATAGTAAGCCGGGAGTTTCGGATTATTCGAGTCGCCGCTGGTATTCAACCGCGCAATCAATTCTTTGATGTATTCGGGATTGGAAACATATTCGGCGGCTGCCTGCGTGCCATAAGTGGTGATGCCCGCCAATATCATTAAACGATTTTTTGAATCGAGACCTTTTAAATAACTGATGACGGCATAATCTTCGGAAATCTGGCTGCGCGACAGCCCTTCCTGTTTGGCGACGTAATATTTCTGCTCGCCTGCTTTGGGTTTGAGATTGGTGATGCCGTAACTGGCATTGCCCTGTTCATCGCGCAAGACACCGAAAACGAAATCCTGTTGTTGCGGCAGGTCGCGCAGCAGATTGTTTTCGGCAGGCGAACCGAGGATGACCAGATTCCCGGCTTTCAAATCATCCCAGGTCATCAGCAAACTGCGTTTGACGCGAAAGCTGTGTCGGGCTTTCGAGAAAAAATCTGCCAGCGCATAAACGCCCATCACTTCACCGATGCCTGTGTAATGTTCGGTGATGATTTGATTGTCCGGCGAGGTGGGCTTTTCGCCATCTTTGCTGTCAGTGGTAAACGGGTTCAACAATCTCATGCCGGTTTCGGCAGTCCCTGTAAAACGGGTGTTGCTGAATGACACCAGAATGGGTTGAGTGGAATATAGAAAGTCACTCCACAACGGCGCTGCCGCTTTCATTTCAACCATATCATCAGCTCGTGATAACGCCGGGTCGCTCAACTGAGTCACTTCCGAGCGATAATAAAAGGTTGTAAAGGCAAACCACAACGCCAGCAAGCTGATGCCGATCAATGCCAGGTAAACCCAGCGTGACGGTTTCCCGAATTTGCCCTGCGAAATGATTTCAGCGGGTTTGCTATTATCGATATGCGAAGCCGGTTCCGGTGGCAGGGTTCTCTCCTGGGCGTCTTCGACAATGGGTTCCAAGGTGATCGGTTTGGCAGTGGTAAAGACCGGAATATATCCGCCTTTGGGTAGTTCGATAATGACCGCGTCATCTTTGCCTTCGTTGGCGTAATATTCCTGCAACTTGGAACGTAAACGACTTGCCTGCACTCGTACGACCGAATCATTACGCGAATCATATTTGCTGTTGCGCCCAAAGACCTCTGTGGCAATGGTATATTCTTTAAGCTGAGTATCCTGATTTTCTACGGTTTTGGTGACTACAAAACGCAAAAACGACTTGAGGCTCTCAGACCCATGCAGGGTTTGGCTCTCCAGTAGTTTGCCAAGTTCAGCCAACTTGGCCTCTTTTGAGATTTCCATTTTGGGTAACACGTTACTTACCACCTGTAACAACCTGCGTAAATGGTTTGATTAACTGAGATTTTTTCAAGTAACGGGATTATACGCCCAGTAACTACCGAAACCAACCTCTACTTGAATAAAATGTAAAGGCGTTAAAATTTTGCCTATTTCATCGTCAATCCGGTATTCGGATTGTAATTCGGTAACGAACTTATAATTTTAATTATTAGAGTAGGCAAAAGCACCGTAACCTGGTTTTCTAAAAGGCAGGTTATCGATAATGAAATTATTAAGCTTTGTGATCTTCTGCAAAGCTCTCTAACAGTAAATCAATTTTTTTGTAGTCAATGTCAATATAGTCCGCAGTGCAGGGTTTGAGAAAGTCCTCAAGCGTTGACTTTGTGGAATGTGTTGATTGTATCGCTCACTTTAACGTTAAAGAGGCTAAACCAATATGATAAAAAATCGGCAAATAAGCTCACTCAACCTGTGGGTCGGCATCATCGCTTTATTACTTGCCGCTTTCGCTTTTCCGGTTGCTGCCCAAACCAACAAAGCCACGATTGTCGGGACGATTACCGATAAAAATGGCGCTGTGGTATCGGGCGCAACAGTTACCATCACCAACGTCAAAACCAATATTGAACGTCAGGTTAAGACCACTGACGAGGGCACCTACACGGTGCCTTTGCTCGACGTTGGCGAATACCGTGTAACCATCAGCGCACAGGGATTCAAAGAAGCCAAGCTCGAAGGCGTGACCTTGCAGGTCGGCGACCGCCTTCCGCTCGATGTGACTTTAGACCCCAGCGGCGCAGCCGAATCGGTGACGATTACGGCGGGCGCAACTATTGTGCAATCGGAATCCAGCGAACGCGGCAGCGTCATCACCGGACGCGAAGTCACAGAACTTCCGCTTACCGGCAGAAACTTCACGCAACTGGCAACGCTCACACCAGGCGTTTCCCGCGTCACCATCGGCACCCTCTCGGACGCCCGCGCCAACAATAACGGCGACCCCAATGCCGGCGGTCAAGGTCCGGGCGGCGGCGATTCGCGCGGCTCAACCGAATCGGCGCGTTTCTCGCGCTCAGGCGGCGCGGTCATCTCGGCAAACGGTCAACGTCCGACCAACAATAATTTCTCAGTCGATGGCGTGGACAATAACGAACCGCAATTTGGCACCATCGGCGTTTTCGTCAACCCCGATGCCATCGCCGAATTCAAAGTTTCAACCAGCGTTCCGCAAGCTGAAGTCGGGCGCGCATCGGGCGCAGTGATTAATACGGTCGTCAAATCGGGAACCAACGAATTTCACGGCTCGCTCTATTACTACGGTTCAAACTCGGAACTCAACGCCTATCACCCGATTCTCAAACGCAATCGCAACGAAGCGATGATTCGCGGCGACCGCGTGTTGCCGGTGAAAGCCGTGCAACAGACGCACGAATACGGCGGCACTTTTGGCGGACCGATTTTCAAAAACCGCACTTTCTTCTTTTTTGATTATCTCGGCGCGCGTAACAATTTTCCGACGCCGCTGGCATCGACTGTGCCGACCGAAAAAGTTCGCGTCGGCGATTTTTCGGAATACACCACGCCCGTCCTCAATCCGCTCACCGGGCAACCGTTCCCGAATAATCGAATTCCTGCAAATCTCCTCAGTCCGAATGCGCAGAAATTCTTTAACCTTTTCCCGTTGCCGACCGCCGCGAACATCATCAATCCGAGTCAGGGAACGAATAATTTCTTCTCGACTCGTAAAGTGCGCGAACTGGTGGATAATTACGGCATCAAAGTTGACCATCGCTTGGGTGACAACGATAGTTTGCAGGGACGTTACAATCATCAGGACTATCAAAACCTGCGCGATTCATTCTTCAGCACGGTTCCGGCGGGATTCGGCGCTGGTGAAGAGACCGGCGATACCCGTCAGGTGGTGGTCAGCGAAACCCATCAATTCAACCCGTCAATGCTCAATGAATTCCGCTTTGGCTTCACCAAAATCGACATCGGTATTTTAAATTGCGGTGTCGGCGGCGCGTGTGGTTTCAGCGAAAACTTCACGCAAGAGATTGGCGTTCCCAATGTCAACAACGGCACCTTCGAGCAATCGGGTTCGGTACTGGTTGGCGGATTCGGCAACGGCTTCGTTGAATTCGCCGGTGATGGCGGACCCTTCATCGTCAATAGTAAAAATCCTTACTTTGCCGATTCTCTGACCATCATCAAAGGCAGCCATAACTACAAACTCGGCGGCGAATTGCGCTTGCGTTATTTGACAACCATTGACGGCGGACGCACAGGCGGTCTCAAAGGCAATCTCGCTTATGCAGATAATGGCCCGGCAACTGGCGCCAATCCGAATTGCCCTGCGGGTTCCGGCACAGCAGCGGCTTGCTTTGTTGACGCCAACGGTATCGCTTTTGGCGGCTCCGGCAACGCCCTTGCCAATATGCTGCTCAGAAACGTCGCGGCGCTGCAAACCTTCAGAGGTTCAGTACCCGGCGGCGCTTTTGAATTGCGCTCGCAAGAGTGGGGGCTTTTCGTTCAGGACGATTGGAAAGTCAATGACCGCCTGACCGTCAATCTCGGTCTGCGTTATGACCTCTTCCCGTCGGCAACCGAAGCTCAGGGTCGTTTAGGTAATTTCGATCTGGCAACCGGTCAGATTCGTCAAGCGACAGGCAGCGATGATCGCATCATTAAAACCGATAAAAATAATTTCGGCCCGCGCATCGGTTTCGCTTATGCGCTCAACCCCGAAAAAACTATGGTGCTGCGCGGCGGTTACGGATTGCTCTACACCTTAGACGCCACCGACAGACCGCCGCTGGTGCAGAATCCGCCATTTACCAATAGCGTAACCTACAATAACGCTTTCGATAGCTCGACGCCGCGTAGCGTCTTCAATTTCGAGACCGGTCCGCCGAATGTGCAGACCACAGACCCCAACAACATTCCCAATAACGTTGTGGTCTTCCTGGTTGACCCGAAACAAAAGACGGCTTATGTGCATCAATTCAACGTCGGCTATCAATATCAATTTGCCAAAGACTGGGCATTTGATGTGGGCTATGTTCGCAACCGCTCCAAGAATCTGCTTGCCACCCGCGATATTGGCGGCGGCGGCTTGGCAATTGCGAAAAACTCCAAAGGACAATTTCTCCCGGCAACTGCTTATGAGAATCGTTCGGAAGCCGATTATGATGCTTTGCAATCGCAACTTCGCAAACGTTTCTCAAGCTACATTCAAGGGCAAGTCTCCTATACCTGGAGCCACAACATTGATGATTCAACGGGGGTGTTTCAAGGTATAGGTGAAGGTCGCGGTTCACGCGGCGGCCCGCAAAATCCTTTCTGCCTGGAATGCGAGCGCGGCAATTCATCGCTCGATGTGCGCCACCTGCTTTCCGCAGACGCCTTGATTGATGTGCCGTTTGGCAAAGGCAA
This genomic window from Acidobacteriota bacterium contains:
- a CDS encoding TonB-dependent receptor → MIKNRQISSLNLWVGIIALLLAAFAFPVAAQTNKATIVGTITDKNGAVVSGATVTITNVKTNIERQVKTTDEGTYTVPLLDVGEYRVTISAQGFKEAKLEGVTLQVGDRLPLDVTLDPSGAAESVTITAGATIVQSESSERGSVITGREVTELPLTGRNFTQLATLTPGVSRVTIGTLSDARANNNGDPNAGGQGPGGGDSRGSTESARFSRSGGAVISANGQRPTNNNFSVDGVDNNEPQFGTIGVFVNPDAIAEFKVSTSVPQAEVGRASGAVINTVVKSGTNEFHGSLYYYGSNSELNAYHPILKRNRNEAMIRGDRVLPVKAVQQTHEYGGTFGGPIFKNRTFFFFDYLGARNNFPTPLASTVPTEKVRVGDFSEYTTPVLNPLTGQPFPNNRIPANLLSPNAQKFFNLFPLPTAANIINPSQGTNNFFSTRKVRELVDNYGIKVDHRLGDNDSLQGRYNHQDYQNLRDSFFSTVPAGFGAGEETGDTRQVVVSETHQFNPSMLNEFRFGFTKIDIGILNCGVGGACGFSENFTQEIGVPNVNNGTFEQSGSVLVGGFGNGFVEFAGDGGPFIVNSKNPYFADSLTIIKGSHNYKLGGELRLRYLTTIDGGRTGGLKGNLAYADNGPATGANPNCPAGSGTAAACFVDANGIAFGGSGNALANMLLRNVAALQTFRGSVPGGAFELRSQEWGLFVQDDWKVNDRLTVNLGLRYDLFPSATEAQGRLGNFDLATGQIRQATGSDDRIIKTDKNNFGPRIGFAYALNPEKTMVLRGGYGLLYTLDATDRPPLVQNPPFTNSVTYNNAFDSSTPRSVFNFETGPPNVQTTDPNNIPNNVVVFLVDPKQKTAYVHQFNVGYQYQFAKDWAFDVGYVRNRSKNLLATRDIGGGGLAIAKNSKGQFLPATAYENRSEADYDALQSQLRKRFSSYIQGQVSYTWSHNIDDSTGVFQGIGEGRGSRGGPQNPFCLECERGNSSLDVRHLLSADALIDVPFGKGKKYFTEGVAEKILGGYQLGVILLARSGYPFSVVDGNNGSTRASLIGNPFANTGTRFLNAAAFTGGDISVTNAAGSTIRFGSLGRNTFTGPHIVRWDMSLVKNTTITERVTFQFGIDAQNVFNSSIFTVPNNNFRDTGAFGRFDAAFPGRVIQYKAKVIF